One region of Bactrocera neohumeralis isolate Rockhampton chromosome 5, APGP_CSIRO_Bneo_wtdbg2-racon-allhic-juicebox.fasta_v2, whole genome shotgun sequence genomic DNA includes:
- the LOC126758114 gene encoding myogenesis-regulating glycosidase isoform X2 — protein sequence MANYSANTIIKTADYDSYYPSQPVTNLTTLYIHFDKINDDSCGSVSPNVPETSISSINQNDEESDDEEYGGGRRKYRDPFRSRRRASIAPLPALRLNSKEMLASDFDTHSVASNQASITSVNSLASLLREKMNAFPQMIRKKKRETKDYKIKIFVTILFFIIVFLIGYSYITYHKEILTRSYFEKIKFSSLDRTFSILSHEDKEVITGKLGLSISSDSIPFYCLEDQRKNDGSVCLEWNGIARLYMSFQNMNVFRCYNIQWQALGSGIYPTDCYELKRDNGLWFGGSFTKGMEWSLSSANFDYAPFGSGDGKVHQFGNGIKRYFINSIGVAMQVDDRTPLHISVNQTENRLCFRARNDNFTFVNHLTEYPELTYKICTTEDMRSLHMLMTQQSLWDGLKESDIYSLHSLIEEPVWKIPFQSEVTSINETTIYNYSEDVIAMGFMRLGHILVNEFWQRNIGDFVVDQERFPTLKDTIEVLHRRGFKVVFTIQPFISTDSPNFKDAVKNKLLIYERHSDRSIPALTRYKSSSSAGVLDITNNASIPWLRNKLEKLKEDYQVDSFYLDLGTSYNLPHYYQCRTTLDNPDMYAKIFTSSMESVGFIGVSSASAIPKPPTFLSTPPINSSWEGLRELLTVVLNNGINGYPFVLPGAIGGDYYVNRTLKKMASFYSLGQPELAEQDLFIRWMQLMTFMPSMQFSHLPSEYKSDYITDQAKELMSIRQKIVIPLLKKYLSESMNEGLPLVRPLWMLDPHDPACLLVNDEFSVGEELIVAPILEKNSDEREVYLPQGVWKDGIDGSLRKGSRWMHNYKVPKDKIAHFVKMPDNTRF from the exons atggCGAATTATTCTGCAAACACGATTATTAAAACAGCCGATTACGACTCCTACTATCCGAGTCAACCTGTGACTAATTTAACAACTTTGTACATTCATTTTGATAAG ATAAACGATGACAGCTGCGGTTCGGTCAGCCCGAATGTACCGGAAACAAGTATATCATCAATAAACCAGAATGACGAAGAGAGCGATGATGAGGAATATGGTGGCGGACGTCGGAAGTATCG TGATCCGTTTCGGAGTCGCCGCCGAGCATCGATAGCCCCTCTACCCGCCTTGCGCTTGAATAGTAAGGAGATGCTTGCCAGTGACTTCGACACCCACAGTGTGGCTAGCAACCAAGCGTCCATCACTAGCGTTAATTCATTGGCCAGTTTACTCCGAGAAAAAATGAAT GCATTCCCCCAAATGATTCGCAAAAAGAAACGTGAAACCAAGgattataaaattaagattttcgTCACAATATTATTCTTCATCATTGTCTTCTTG ATTGGATACTCTTATATAACCTACCATAAGGAGATTTTAACTCGTTCCTACTTCGAAAAGATCAAATTCAGCTCGTTGGATCGTACTTTCAGTATTTTAAGTCACGAAGACAAGGAAGTGATAACAGGAAAGTTAGGTCTCTCTATAAGTTCCGATAGTATACCGTTTTATTGTCTGGAAGACCAACGTAAAAATGATGGCAGCGTTTGTCTGGAATGGAATGGTATAGCTCGGCTGTATATGAGTTTCCAAAATATGAATGTATTCCGTTGCTATAACATACAGTGGCAAGCACTGGGTTCGGGAATTTATCCAACCGATTGTTATGAGTTGAAAAGGGATAACGGGCTATGGTTTGGTGGGAGCTTTACAAAGGGCATGGAATGGTCCTTAAGCTCGGCAAATTTTGACTATGCACCTTTCGGTAGTGGTGACGGTAAGGTTCATCAGTTCGGTAACGGAATAAAACGTTATTTCATAAATTCGATTGGTGTGGCAATGCAGGTCGACGATCGCACACCTCTGCACATATCTGTCAATCAAACAGAAAATAGATTATGCTTTCGTGCCCGAAATGATAATTTCACCTTCGTCAATCATCTAACGGAATATCCAGAGCTTACATATAAAATTTGCACTACCGAAGACATGCGTAGTCTACATATGCTGATGACACAACAGAGTCTGTGGGATGGTCTAAAGGAATCTGATATCTATTCTCTGCATTCACTGATTGAAGAACCCGTATGGAAGATACCGTTTCAAAGTGAAGTGACATCGATTAATGAAACAACTATATACAATTATTCGGAAGATGTTATCGCGATGGGCTTTATGCGTTTGGGTCATATTTTAGTAAATGAATTCTGGCAAAGAAACATTGGCGATTTCGTTGTAGATCAAGAGCGTTTTCCCACACTCAAGGACACTATTGAGGTACTCCATCGACGAGGTTTTAAAGTTGTTTTCACGATTCAACCCTTTATCAGTACAGATAGTCCCAATTTCAAAGACGCCGTTAAAAACAAATTGCTTATCTATGAACGGCACTCGGATAGAAGTATTCCTGCGCTCACACGGTACAAGAGTTCATCCAGTGCCGGAGTATTGGATATTACGAATAACGCTTCAATACCATGGTTACGGAATAAATTGGAAAAGCTAAAGGAAGACTACCAAGTGGACAGTTTTTACTTGGATCTCGGTACGAGCTATAATCTACCGCATTATTATCAGTGTCGAACGACTCTGGACAACCCCGATATGTATGCCAAAATCTTTACAAGTAGTATGGAAAGTGTTGGCTTTATTGGTGTATCCAGTGCAAGTGCTATCCCAAAGCCACCAACCTTCCTCAGCACGCCACCAATAAATTCTTCGTGGGAGGGTTTGCGTGAATTGTTAACCGTTGTTTTAAACAATGGTATAAATGGGTATCCCTTTGTTTTACCGGGTGCTATTGGTGGCGACTATTATGTTAAtcgcactttaaaaaaaatggcgtCGTTTTACTCTCTGGGTCAACCAGAACTCGCCGAACAAGATCTTTTCATTCGTTGGATGCAATTAATGACTTTTATGCCGTCGATGCAATTTAGCCATTTACCATCCGAATATAAAAGTGATTACATTACTGATCAAGCCAAGGAATTGATGTCCATACGACAGAAAATTGTTATACCGTTATTGAAGAAATATCTAAGCGAGTCAATGAACGAAGGATTACCATTAGTGCGACCACTTTGGATGCTAGATCCCCATGACCCGGCTTGCTTACTTGTAAATGATGAATTTTCAGTAGGGGAGGAATTGATCGTGGctccaattttggaaaaaaattcggACGAACGAGAAG TTTACTTGCCACAAGGAGTTTGGAAGGACGGAATTGACGGCTCATTACGGAAAGGCAGTCGCTGGATGCATAATTACAAAGTGCCTAAAGATAAGATAGCTCATTTCGTTAAAATGCCAGACAACACTAGATTTTAA
- the LOC126758114 gene encoding myogenesis-regulating glycosidase isoform X3, which produces MLASDFDTHSVASNQASITSVNSLASLLREKMNAFPQMIRKKKRETKDYKIKIFVTILFFIIVFLIGYSYITYHKEILTRSYFEKIKFSSLDRTFSILSHEDKEVITGKLGLSISSDSIPFYCLEDQRKNDGSVCLEWNGIARLYMSFQNMNVFRCYNIQWQALGSGIYPTDCYELKRDNGLWFGGSFTKGMEWSLSSANFDYAPFGSGDGKVHQFGNGIKRYFINSIGVAMQVDDRTPLHISVNQTENRLCFRARNDNFTFVNHLTEYPELTYKICTTEDMRSLHMLMTQQSLWDGLKESDIYSLHSLIEEPVWKIPFQSEVTSINETTIYNYSEDVIAMGFMRLGHILVNEFWQRNIGDFVVDQERFPTLKDTIEVLHRRGFKVVFTIQPFISTDSPNFKDAVKNKLLIYERHSDRSIPALTRYKSSSSAGVLDITNNASIPWLRNKLEKLKEDYQVDSFYLDLGTSYNLPHYYQCRTTLDNPDMYAKIFTSSMESVGFIGVSSASAIPKPPTFLSTPPINSSWEGLRELLTVVLNNGINGYPFVLPGAIGGDYYVNRTLKKMASFYSLGQPELAEQDLFIRWMQLMTFMPSMQFSHLPSEYKSDYITDQAKELMSIRQKIVIPLLKKYLSESMNEGLPLVRPLWMLDPHDPACLLVNDEFSVGEELIVAPILEKNSDEREVYLPQGVWKDGIDGSLRKGSRWMHNYKVPKDKIAHFVKMPDNTRF; this is translated from the exons ATGCTTGCCAGTGACTTCGACACCCACAGTGTGGCTAGCAACCAAGCGTCCATCACTAGCGTTAATTCATTGGCCAGTTTACTCCGAGAAAAAATGAAT GCATTCCCCCAAATGATTCGCAAAAAGAAACGTGAAACCAAGgattataaaattaagattttcgTCACAATATTATTCTTCATCATTGTCTTCTTG ATTGGATACTCTTATATAACCTACCATAAGGAGATTTTAACTCGTTCCTACTTCGAAAAGATCAAATTCAGCTCGTTGGATCGTACTTTCAGTATTTTAAGTCACGAAGACAAGGAAGTGATAACAGGAAAGTTAGGTCTCTCTATAAGTTCCGATAGTATACCGTTTTATTGTCTGGAAGACCAACGTAAAAATGATGGCAGCGTTTGTCTGGAATGGAATGGTATAGCTCGGCTGTATATGAGTTTCCAAAATATGAATGTATTCCGTTGCTATAACATACAGTGGCAAGCACTGGGTTCGGGAATTTATCCAACCGATTGTTATGAGTTGAAAAGGGATAACGGGCTATGGTTTGGTGGGAGCTTTACAAAGGGCATGGAATGGTCCTTAAGCTCGGCAAATTTTGACTATGCACCTTTCGGTAGTGGTGACGGTAAGGTTCATCAGTTCGGTAACGGAATAAAACGTTATTTCATAAATTCGATTGGTGTGGCAATGCAGGTCGACGATCGCACACCTCTGCACATATCTGTCAATCAAACAGAAAATAGATTATGCTTTCGTGCCCGAAATGATAATTTCACCTTCGTCAATCATCTAACGGAATATCCAGAGCTTACATATAAAATTTGCACTACCGAAGACATGCGTAGTCTACATATGCTGATGACACAACAGAGTCTGTGGGATGGTCTAAAGGAATCTGATATCTATTCTCTGCATTCACTGATTGAAGAACCCGTATGGAAGATACCGTTTCAAAGTGAAGTGACATCGATTAATGAAACAACTATATACAATTATTCGGAAGATGTTATCGCGATGGGCTTTATGCGTTTGGGTCATATTTTAGTAAATGAATTCTGGCAAAGAAACATTGGCGATTTCGTTGTAGATCAAGAGCGTTTTCCCACACTCAAGGACACTATTGAGGTACTCCATCGACGAGGTTTTAAAGTTGTTTTCACGATTCAACCCTTTATCAGTACAGATAGTCCCAATTTCAAAGACGCCGTTAAAAACAAATTGCTTATCTATGAACGGCACTCGGATAGAAGTATTCCTGCGCTCACACGGTACAAGAGTTCATCCAGTGCCGGAGTATTGGATATTACGAATAACGCTTCAATACCATGGTTACGGAATAAATTGGAAAAGCTAAAGGAAGACTACCAAGTGGACAGTTTTTACTTGGATCTCGGTACGAGCTATAATCTACCGCATTATTATCAGTGTCGAACGACTCTGGACAACCCCGATATGTATGCCAAAATCTTTACAAGTAGTATGGAAAGTGTTGGCTTTATTGGTGTATCCAGTGCAAGTGCTATCCCAAAGCCACCAACCTTCCTCAGCACGCCACCAATAAATTCTTCGTGGGAGGGTTTGCGTGAATTGTTAACCGTTGTTTTAAACAATGGTATAAATGGGTATCCCTTTGTTTTACCGGGTGCTATTGGTGGCGACTATTATGTTAAtcgcactttaaaaaaaatggcgtCGTTTTACTCTCTGGGTCAACCAGAACTCGCCGAACAAGATCTTTTCATTCGTTGGATGCAATTAATGACTTTTATGCCGTCGATGCAATTTAGCCATTTACCATCCGAATATAAAAGTGATTACATTACTGATCAAGCCAAGGAATTGATGTCCATACGACAGAAAATTGTTATACCGTTATTGAAGAAATATCTAAGCGAGTCAATGAACGAAGGATTACCATTAGTGCGACCACTTTGGATGCTAGATCCCCATGACCCGGCTTGCTTACTTGTAAATGATGAATTTTCAGTAGGGGAGGAATTGATCGTGGctccaattttggaaaaaaattcggACGAACGAGAAG TTTACTTGCCACAAGGAGTTTGGAAGGACGGAATTGACGGCTCATTACGGAAAGGCAGTCGCTGGATGCATAATTACAAAGTGCCTAAAGATAAGATAGCTCATTTCGTTAAAATGCCAGACAACACTAGATTTTAA